One Urechidicola croceus genomic window, CTAGAACAACAATTGCCTATTGGTTAAGAAAATACAGTACCTTAGTACAACAAAACAATGGTATGAGTAAAAACGATGAAATCAAAAAATTAAAGGAAAAGATTGAAGAACTTGAGTTCCAAAAAGACTTCCAACAAGACATTATTGCTGATATGGAACTTATTACAGGTGTAGATATGTCAAAAAAGTCATTACCCAAAACATTAGCAAAAGAGATAGAGCTAAAGAAAAAACAGCGTATAAAAGAAAATGGCTCTATGGATGTTTTGGGATATCTAAACAAGCATTCTACAAAAGAATCAAAACTCAACAAAAAAAAGAAATAGATCATCAAAAAATGATTAAAATGGTCAAAGATTACCGTAAAAAAGTAGGCTCTAAAACTGGTGGAATTAAACTATATGCAGAATTAAAAAAAGACTTTATTAAAAATGATATTAAGATTGGTAGAGACAAGTTCTATCGATTTTTAAAGCACAATAACTTACTGATCCCTAAACGAAAAAACTACATCACAACTACAAACTCTAAGCATATGTACAGAAAATATAAAAACCTTGTAAAAGACCACGTCCCTACTCGACCTGAACAACTTTGGGTAAGCGATATAACTTACATTAAAACTGAAAATGGACACAACTATTTAGCATTAGTTACAGACGCATATTCTAAGCAAATAATGGGATATAAACTCGACAAACACATGAAAACATCTCTTTGCACAGATGCCCTTGCTATGGCTATTAAAAACAGAAAGTATCCCACTCAAAAACTTATTCATCATTCTGACAGAGGTTTTCAATATTGTAACCCGAAGTATACCCAATTTGCCGAAAGCAATAACATTACAATGAGTATGACTGAGCAATACGACCCTTATCAAAACGCTGTTGCTGAAAGAATTAACAGAACGCTTAAATACGAATATGGTTTGAAAAAAACTATCAAAAACACTGATTTGGCTCAAAAAATGACTGAGCAAGCTGTCAATATTTACAACAATCTTAGAACTCATTTTAGCCTAAATCTAAGAAAACCAGCCGAAGTACATTTGAATCCAGATATCAAATACAAATCTTATCGAAAAAATAATGTAACTTTACATCAAATATCCATTTAAGAACTTAAAAATAATAGCAAAAAAGAGTCAACCTATTTCAGTTTAATACATATTTAACTTGGTATCTCTATCAGCTGTTTCTATTTTTTCTATTGCAAGTTCAACTTCTCTATAAAGTTTATTGTAGGTCTTATTTAATTCTAAACCTTGACCATTTATACATGAATAATCTATAGTTTTTTCTCCATACTTTTTACCTTCTTTAAAAACATCTAATATTGTGTTCTTTTGATTTGCTGTATAACTTAGAGGCAAAGTATCTTCATTAATATCTATGGGAGGAGGCATAAACAAATGTATTTCACCTTTTTTTCTTTGCCTTGCCAAAGCCTGTATAACAGTATTAGAGCCCATGGTAAAAATCCCTTTATTGTCTATGAACTCAACATTTAAGTCCTTAGGAAAAATAACAATATAAGTGTGCTCATCATGCTCAATACTAATACCTGTACTAAATTTGGTTCCAATATTAATTTTCTCCTTATCATAACCTATAGAACCATCATCATGACTAAATGGGTCATTAATGCTTTTATTAATATCTGCTTCTCGACTTATAAATAATTGACCAATCCTACTTTTACTACTAGTCAATTTTTGAACTAGTTTCTTGGAATAGACGAGTAAATCAAACTTTTTACCACTATCTAATAACTCCTTTATCAATTCAAAAAGAGTTTCATCTTTTTCTATATTCCTATCTATATAAAAGTTTAAAAACAAATCACTTTGTCTCTCTTTTACTGGCAGTCTTGTAGATTCAATAATTTTAATAGTATTATCTGTAAATTCTGAAAGATACTTTATGACTTCTTTTGAAGCTTCATTATAAGTTGCACTTACAATATAGTTTTTATGAACTAAACCATGATAGTTCCATAGCTTGTAGATGAACTCTTCTTTAAAGTTATGAATGCTGGCATGTATTTCATCATAAACAAAAACTAATTTTTTATTAGTCTTTTCACAGTAACCAAGTAATCTATTGAAATACTCTGTTTTTTTCCTAGCCTGAAACAAACTCTCTACAGAATTACCAAGTAAGGCATTTACAGTTATAATGTGTATGTCAAAATTTCTTATATTGAATTTATCTTGATAATTTTTTAGCCATTCTTCATCATCAGTATAACCAAAATGTTCCTTCTCTACTTCTTCTAACTCCTCTGTTTTTTCTTTCCCCTCTATTTTTTCTTCAAAATATTTATCTATTTCTAATTGGTTAAAAATTCTACGCTTAGAAATATTATTTTTCAAACAAACTTCCTCATATTGCTCTATAAGACTTTTGAATGGTACTGCAATAACAACAATATAATCTTTGTTATTAGCAAACTCTTTAATGACATCTATAATAGCTGTAGTCTTACCTTAACCTACACCAGCATTGATAACAGTAGTATTTTTTTCATGAAGGTCTTTTGTCAAAATAGGTATTAAGTTATCACTTAGATAACCTTCATCATTTGGTTCAACAATCTCTTTTGGTTCTACCTTGTATAGGTTACTATCAAAATCAGTATGATTTATTTCTTTAAACTCTATTGGAGTATCTTCAAAAAGGCTGTTATCAAAATCCATATATAATATTTAACTGTGCCATAAATGTATTACAACACAGTTAATTTATTACCCTTTATTCTTCAATTTCTTACTTAACTTGCTCATTTGACTACTCACTTTATGCTGTACCACTTTAGCATAATGTCTTTGAGTGATTGATATACTTGAATGCCCTAGCAACTCAGACACTATTTCAATAGGTATATCATTATAAAGCAAAACTGTTGTTGCAAAAGTCTTCCTCGCAATATGATGTGTTAACCTTTTTTCTATATCTAGTAACTCTGCTATTTCCTTAAGGTAAGAATTGAATTTCTGATTACTTATTACAGGGAGTAACCTATTTTTATCTTTATACTTATCTATAATTTTTGATGCTGTAGGTAATAATGGAATTGAAACTTTTGATTTTGTCTTTTGTCTCATCATTTGAATCCATATAGCACCATCAAATCCTTTTATTAGATGTTCCTTTTTGAGGTTAGACATTTCTTGATAAGCAAGTCCTGTATAACAACAAAAGACAAACATATCCTTAACTTGGTTTAACCTTGCTTGTTTAAAAGTATGCTGCTCTAGTTTATCTAATTCCTTTTGATTTAAGTAAACCACTTTAGTTTCATACTTTTTTGGTCTATAAAGAATGAATGGGTCTTTCTTCAAATATCCTTTTGCTAAAGCTAGTTTGATAATTTTTCTAACCCTTTGTATGCTCTTATTAATAGTAATCTGCTTTTGTTTCTTTTCTGACTTTAAGTAAAAATCAAAATCATCTAGAAAATTTTGATTTATAGATTCTAAAAGTATATCTCCCTTCTTGTATTGAAACCTAATAAAGTTTGAAACATGATTTTTAGCCTCTATAAACTTGTTATATGTAGACTTTGTATACTCAACACCTATTAGCTTATTCATTCTATTATTATGCAATTCAAAGACCTCTAAAAGCGTTTTATTGGCTTTTACATTTTTGCCTGCATATTGTAAATAAATATCTTCAACATCAAACACCTTACTGTTAACTTGAAGCAACAAAAAAGCCTGATTAATATTTTGCTTAATCAGGCTCATTTGAGTATTGATATAATCATTCTCTTTGTTAGGTGGTATTGCTTTTTGTTTTTTACTATTCCAACAGTCTAAAACAGTAAACAATCCTGTAGAGAATACTCTTCTTTTTTTCAAATAAGTAATTCTACACTTTATAGGGCACTTGTCCTGTTTGTTTATTTTGGTTTTGTCAATTAAAAACAAAACACTTAACTTATTATATTTCATAATGTTCTGTTTTAAATTTTGGGGTACTTTTTTATTTTTAGGTGTGCCTTTTTGTGTGCCTTTTTTTAGTTAAATTGAGGTAATTTACACTTTAGTAAGAATCTAAAATATTTGCCAAACTACTGATTTACTGCATAAAAAAAGAGCAACCATTTCTGATTGCTCTTCTCTAGTAGCGGGAACTGGACTCGAACCAGTGACCTTCGGGTTATGAGCCGAGTCAAATAAAATGACTTTTGCCTATTTCTAAGGTTTTCCGAACTGCTAAATTATAAAAACGTGTTCAAAAACGTGTTCAGTTTTAGTTCACAATGTTATACAAATATTTACTCAAATATAGTGAAATTATAACGACTCCATTTCTTATATAAGAATCGAAATTTAGAAAATTAAAATACCCATTATTAGGTATTGACAAATGAAAAAAATAAATTTAATTTTAAATAATTGATTTACAGTTATTTAAATAACTTGATTCTTATAAAAAATCATATAGAATAGGTATCCAGTTAGGCAACATAAAAAAACAATCGAAATGAAAAATATATTCCTGATAGTATTAATCTTCTTGACAACAAGTTTTGTCTTTGGACAGAATAAACCGAAAGAAGTAAATTTTGGAATACAGTTTTTAGATACAATAACCTTGCCTTCAAAAAATAACTATATTGATTCAGTCAAGTTATATCCTATAAATAAAAATCATTCCAAGAGATATTATAACGACCCTACTTTTAATTACTTGTTGGATTCTTCAAAGGTTAAGAACATACTGGTGGATAATAGGAAAGACAGTTTAAATACGATTATTATCCCTCCATTAAAACCCAATAGATTTTATAAAATTGAAATTACATACGTAGGAAAGGAAAATCTATATGGAGCTTTTAGAGATATGCTAGTTGAAGGAATTGATTATGAAGAGAAAATGAATTGGATTCATACGATAGATGTTATTAATGAAAATATGATAGCTAGAAATTTTCCTTACTTTTATTTATATCATCCGACAAATAAGAAGCTAGTAATATTAAAAGAAGAATTAAAATCGATTGATTTTAATTCTAATGTTGATACCACCGTAGTTTCAAACTTATTATACAAAAACTTAACTGGTTTAAAATTCAAACAAAAAGAAATATCAAAAGACAGTATAGTTAAGTTTTCTAAATGGTTGTCTGAGTTGGATAAATTTGAAAATGACGCAGGACTGGAATATATTGAATATTTTGGAAGAATATACGATTATCAAAGATTGTATGATTTCTTCTTAAAATATATTAAGGTTGAACTTGAAAATAATCCAAGAAAATACATAACTCATCCAAAATTCAAAAATCTAGTTTTAAAATCTATAGAACAAGAAAAGAGAAATTACACTAACCCTCTACCAAATTTTATACGTTTTATTGAAGAATCAGCTAAATATAAACAAGTCGAAAAACTCAGCTCTTATCCAGATAAATACGAAACAAGCTACAAAAGAAATCTTGTACCGGACTTTGGCTATATAACATATATTCCCTATGAAGGAAGTGTTATAGGAGGGTCACCATATGTTGGTGTCCATATATCATTATCTCCTGTTAATAAAGATGTTCCTCTTAAACTATCTCAATTGTCCTTTGGTCAAAGGTTTTCAATCCATACTGGTGTAACACTAAATTCAATTGAGAAAGATGGATTCAGAGATGATTTTTTTAGTGATTATTCGCTAATGTTAGGTGGTGGTTACAAAGTTCTAACTCAATCAACAAGATTAAATTTTGGTGGGATATTTTTTAAAAAGCTTGATGCAGTTTCAGGAGAGTCCAGTATAACTATTCAGCCTTATATAGGATTATCAATTGACATTGAAATAAGAAAGTGGCTTGAAGGAATAATCCCAACGTTAACAAAAAACTTAAAAGCTAACTAATTATGAAAAAAAGAGTATTCACTTTATTGATTTTGGCTTTATTAATAAATTCTTGTTACAAGGAAGACGATTTTTCCCCATCATCACTTTCAAACATAATGAGTTTAAGCATCGAAAATGATAATCAATTGGCCGATGGCACAAGTAAAATTAGAGCTATTGCTGAATTTCAATCTAATTTCTCAACTGAAGAAAATGATAAAGTTACCTTCGTTTTAGATGGTAATGAGAATGAAGTTGATATAAGATTTGTAGAAATTAATGGAGAAAATAAAAAAATAGCAGATTTTGAATTTGCCTCTAAAACAGTTAAACCTACCACTATAAAGGCAATAATATCTGTATTCGAATCCGAAATTTCAAAAGAACAAAGTGCTACTTTCAGACAGGCTTTTTGTGAATCAATAGATGTATCATCATCATCCCTGACGATTGTTCCTGATTCATCTTTTACAGAAATAACTTTAACCACAAAATTAGCAAGGAATAGTGGTGTAGTTAGTACTGGTACAGTTGCTAACACTAAGGTTGTAGATTTAAATGGTATCGAGAGAGGTGTTTTAGTTGACTATAAATTTAAAACAGACTCACTCGGTATAATTACTAATCGATTTACAATGGCCAATGACAATTATGAAGGTCAACTTTATGCAATATCAGAATCCCTTGATGATAATAATAATATCAAAAATGACACTTTAGTATTATACTCTCAAAATTAACTAGCAATGAAAAAATCACAGCAGTCTAAAAAAGTCTTCAAAGAAAATCTAGGAAAAGTAGATAAGAACCTCTTTGAAAAAATAAATGCTCTTTTAAAAGAAAATGGCATAGATGATGCCGAAGTTACAAGCTTAAAAATTAAAAACACTAATCCTCAAGCATTGACTTGTCCTCCCGGTAAAGTATTGTATTGTTGGACAGATATTAATGGAAGAAAATACTGTAAATGTGTATAATTATGTTGCCTAACAATGTATAAAAATAATAGCGGTTTAATCACTAAAACAAAAGTAATTAAATATAAAAAAATCTGTATTTAACCGAAAAGTCAGTACATTAAAATCCTTTACTATTCTTATATGAGACCGTCAGTAAAAATTTAAATAATTATGAAATCAAACAATGAAAGAAAGTGGTTTGAAGATTCCATTCAAGATCAGAAAGTGAAGGAATA contains:
- a CDS encoding DNA-binding protein produces the protein MNTGEKKSYQKVTLETKLLVVDQILTGHISNNLASKKYDVPRTTIAYWLRKYSTLVQQNNGMSKNDEIKKLKEKIEELEFQKDFQQDIIADMELITGVDMSKKSLPKTLAKEIELKKKQRIKENGSMDVLGYLNKHSTKESKLNKKKK
- a CDS encoding IS3 family transposase — encoded protein: MSKQAFYKRIKTQQKKEIDHQKMIKMVKDYRKKVGSKTGGIKLYAELKKDFIKNDIKIGRDKFYRFLKHNNLLIPKRKNYITTTNSKHMYRKYKNLVKDHVPTRPEQLWVSDITYIKTENGHNYLALVTDAYSKQIMGYKLDKHMKTSLCTDALAMAIKNRKYPTQKLIHHSDRGFQYCNPKYTQFAESNNITMSMTEQYDPYQNAVAERINRTLKYEYGLKKTIKNTDLAQKMTEQAVNIYNNLRTHFSLNLRKPAEVHLNPDIKYKSYRKNNVTLHQISI
- a CDS encoding site-specific integrase, encoding MKYNKLSVLFLIDKTKINKQDKCPIKCRITYLKKRRVFSTGLFTVLDCWNSKKQKAIPPNKENDYINTQMSLIKQNINQAFLLLQVNSKVFDVEDIYLQYAGKNVKANKTLLEVFELHNNRMNKLIGVEYTKSTYNKFIEAKNHVSNFIRFQYKKGDILLESINQNFLDDFDFYLKSEKKQKQITINKSIQRVRKIIKLALAKGYLKKDPFILYRPKKYETKVVYLNQKELDKLEQHTFKQARLNQVKDMFVFCCYTGLAYQEMSNLKKEHLIKGFDGAIWIQMMRQKTKSKVSIPLLPTASKIIDKYKDKNRLLPVISNQKFNSYLKEIAELLDIEKRLTHHIARKTFATTVLLYNDIPIEIVSELLGHSSISITQRHYAKVVQHKVSSQMSKLSKKLKNKG